DNA sequence from the Nitrospira sp. genome:
TCCCGCAGTCGTCGATGCACATTGATCATGGCCACTTTAATGAGGTCCGCGGCCGAGCCTTGGATGGGACTGTTCACCGCCATGCGCTCGCCCGCCCCGCGTTGGGATGGATCGCCGCTCTGCAACTCGGGGATGGGGCGGCGGCGGCCCATGATCGTCGTCGTATAGCCCTTGGTCTTGCCATCGTTGATGTTGCGATCCATCAACGCGCGCACCGCCGCAAACTTTTCGAAGAAGGTCTCAATGTATTGTTTGGCCTCGGCTTGGGGCACACCGATGTTCGACGCGAGGCCGAACGGGCTGATGCCATAGACGATCCCGAATACGACACTTTTCGCCGCGCGCCGCATCTCGCGGGTGACCTCGCCGGCGGGCAGGTTGAAAATCTCCATGGCCGTCGCCATGTGAATATCTTCCCCCTTCTCGAACACCTCCAATAGGCGAGGGTCTTGGGAAAGGTGAGCCAGAATGCGCGGCTCGACCTGACTATAGTCGGCA
Encoded proteins:
- a CDS encoding DNA polymerase I, which codes for ADYSQVEPRILAHLSQDPRLLEVFEKGEDIHMATAMEIFNLPAGEVTREMRRAAKSVVFGIVYGISPFGLASNIGVPQAEAKQYIETFFEKFAAVRALMDRNINDGKTKGYTTTIMGRRRPIPELQSGDPSQRGAGERMAVNSPIQGSAADLIKVAMINVHRRLRDELPACKMILQVHDELIFEVPDGALERAKQLVKMEMEATGEALGLSVPLKVDVGVGLNWRVAHP